The genome window CTTGCAGAGTCTCCCGGAGGGAGGAGGGTTTCTGGACGCACCCCACAGCTTCACCAGCCACGTGGAGAGCCTCAGGCGTCAGCGCGGGCAGCTCAGCACTGTCAGCAGAGGTGCCAGAGCGGGCCCTCTGCGAGGAAGGGCGGCGAGTCTACTCAGTCTCCACACCCCTTGGCTTCTCCCAGCAGGAAACACACTGGGGAGAAACCCTTTGAGTGTCCCAAATGTGGGAAGTGTTACTTCCGGAAGGAGAACCTCCTGGAGCATGAAGCCCGGAACTGTATGAACCGCTCAGAACAGGTACCTGAGGGCCAGCCAGGGTCCTGCTGGGCAGGCGCATGCTGGCTTCTGTCTCTCTTCCACCTGGGAGGGGCCCCCAGGGGACTGGCCTGACAGGACTGTAGACTCGAGAGCCACAGGGTCCTTGGATGTCATCGGGTCCCCTCCCTGGTATGACAGTGGGGACACAGGCCCCAAGGGCAGAAGGGACAAGCCCAGGAGGGACACTGCAGGAGGTTATCTTGGGTTTGCCTGCCTGGGTTCCTGGCTTTGGAGAAGGGGGGTAACTGCTGAGAAAGGCCACCTGGCCACCTCCCCTACCCCCCCGGTGGCCTAAACCCCACTTCCTAGAGGCTGGTCACCACTCAGGGTGGGGGTCACAGGTGAGGCCATTCGGCCTTTGTCCCTGGTCTGACTCCCAGCCTGGCGTGGTGGGCTTGCAGCACTCCGCGATGTCACAGTCAGGGCAAGCAGGTTATGTGTTGCCCTCTCCCACCCTAGCGCCCCCACCCCCTTGGGCAGACTCTTGCCAGCTGTGAGTGGAAGCCCGGGCAGAGGCCCTCCCCCCACTGATGCCAGCCCCGCTTGCCCCTCATGCTGCCAGGTCTTCACGTGCTCTGTGTGCCAGGAGACGTTCCGCCGGAGGATGGAGCTGCGGGTGCACATGGTGTCCCACACGGGGGAGATGCCCTACAAGGTCAGGCTCGGCCTGTCCCTGAGGCTGGAGGCCGAGGGGCGGCCCCAGGATCTCCACCCCACCCGCCTCGCCCAGCCCTTCACGTGGGATGGTATCCGGGCCTCCCCTCCCTACCCGCCCAGTGCTCCTGTGTCTTTGGGCGGGATTCTGGGATTCCGTCACTGGAGGACAACCTCAGCCTCCGCCTGGGTGTGACCGTCACACCTGGTTGAGGAGCCTCCGAGCATCTCAGGCTGGGCCCTGCCTTCGGTTCCTGCCCCAATAGCCCTGGAGTGACCCGGCTTCCAGTGGTGTTGGCGGCTTCAGAGGTGACCGTGACCTGTCTTGCAgtgctcctcctgctcccagcagTTCATGCAGAAGAAGGACCTGCAGAGCCACATGATCAAGCTGCACGGAGCCCCCAAGCCCCATGCGGTAAGCGCCAGGCCATGCCAAGGGTGGAGGCCGGGCCCGCTGCGATGCTGGGAGCCAGCCCAGGGAGGCAGTGTGGCTGGTCTAGAGCGGGCAGACTGTGCGGTTTCCCAGGGCAGGGACTCCAGGGCTGCTCCTCACTctggccctgcctgcctctgTCCCTTAGTGTCCCACCTGTGCCAAGTGCTTCCTGTCCCGGACGGAGCTGCAGCTGCACGAGGCGTTCAAGCACCGTGGGGAGAAGCTGTTTGTGTGCGAGGAGTGCGGGCACCGGGCATCGAGCCGGAATGGCTTGCAGATGCACATCAAGGCCAAGCACAGGTGGGACCATCCTCCCTGGACTGTCCTTCCCAGGCCCGGCCCTGCTGCTACTCACAGGGGCCAGAGTGCCCCAACCTGTGTCCAAAGCCTGCAGCCTTTCTGGAGGGGAGGACCTGAGGGATGAGGCAGCTTGCCAAGCAGGGAGGCTGTGGGCGGGGATTCAGGCAGGACGAGGCTCTGGGCCTCCCTGGGCAGAGTCCTGGTGTCCCGTGGCTCCCGGGATGGAGCTCATGCCCTCTTTTCCCCAGGCAGCCAGAATCTGTTCTCACAGCTCAGGCAGGCTGGCCTCAGCCTGGCCTGTTTCCTTGGCTCTGGGATCAGGCGTGTTCCCAGCTGCAGGGGCACTAAGGGGACTGCTTCTTTTGGTGACGCCTGTGTCCCCGCCTGGACAGGAATGAGCGGCCATACGTCTGTGAGTTCTGCAGCCACGCCTTCACCCAGAAGGCCAATCTCAACATGCACCTGCGCACgcacacgggcgagaagccctTCCAGTGCCACCTCTGTGGCAAGACCTTCCGCACCCAAGGTGAGGCAGgccagcccctccctggcccaGGGCTGAGGCCCGGCGGCTGAGCCCCCTCCTTGTCCCCACAGCCAGCCTGGACAAGCACAACCGCACCCACACCGGCGAGAGGCCCTTCAGCTGTGAGTTCTGCGAGCAGCGCTTCACGGAGAAGGGGCCCCTGCTGAGGCACGTGGCCAGCCGCCACCAGGAGGGCCGGCCCCACTTCTGCCAGATCTGCGGGAAGACCTTCAAAGGTACCTGGGCCTGTGGAAGGCCACTGCCCTGCCCTACCCTGGGCGGAGGGAGGGCCAGGCCCGTTCCCCTTTCCCCGGGAGAGGCTGGGCGCAGCAGTGGCTGTCACACGCTCCTTGGCAGCAGAACCCTCTTGCCAGCAGGGAGTGAGTGGAGGCTCCTGAGGGCCCCAGGCAGTAGAGACTTCAGGGTGCCACCCGAGAACCTGGCAGGGCCGAACCTGCCCACTTCCTGCCTCCCCTAACCCGGCCCTTCCCTCCTGCAGCCGTGGAGCAGCTGCGCGTGCACGTGAGGAGACACAAGGGGGTCAGGAAGTTTGAGTGCACTGAATGCGGCTACAAGTTCACCCGGCAGGTAGGCCTGGGGCTGGCTTGCCTCCTCCCGCCCCTTCGGgcccctgaaccctcctccctctgcgCCCAGCCTGAGTCCCCCTAACCCCTAGGCCCACCTGCGGAGGCACATGGAGATCCATGACCGGGTGGAGAACTACAACCCCAGGCAGCGCAAGCTCCGGAACTTGGTCATTGAGGACGagaagatggtggtggtggcacTCCAGCCGCCCCCCGACTTGGAGGTGGGCTCAGCCGAGGTCATCGTGGAGTCACTGGCCCATGGTGGCCTGGCCTCCCAGCTCCCTGGCCAGAGACTGTGTGCGGAGGAAAGCTTCGCGGGTGCGGGCGTCATGGAGCCCTCGCTCATCATCACGGCCGCCATCCCCGAAGACTGTGACACATAGCCCCCGACCCGTGCACGGTCCCCTTGGCCCCAGCCCCCAATAAACCACAGGGCTTTGGACTTGACCATTCCAGCCCATCCAGTGGTCTGTTCCCATGGAACCTGGGCTCCGGGAGGAGCTGCTTTCCCGCCATGTCCTCTAAAAGAAATGGGGCACTGCCTGATCTGTGCACCCGATCTTGGCCAGCAGCTTCCCCAGGTTGTTGGGAGACCTCAAGGGTGAAACATGGGTTGTTAGCTTTGGGGGCCACGCCTCTGGCTCGGGGCACTTTAATTTTTCTCCCGTCTGGGTTTTAGAACTGCACCAGATGGAGCAGTAGTGTTCCTATCGCATAGCTTCAGCGATGCCAGCTAGTGAGGGCAGAATTCATCACTCAGCCTCTGGAGTCAAAACAGGGTGGCTGGGGTCCTGATGATGGTGGCTGGCCAAGACAGGGGCCCAGTGAGCGTGCAGCTGAGTGGATCTGGGGCTGGAGGACAGGCTTGCGGCTAAGCATACTCTGGATCCTAGCTGGTGGAGAGACTATGGGCAGGAGCTTTCCCTGGGGAGAACCTTGTCCAGGAGGCTGGCTTGAGGCACAGGCAAGGCCAGGCCTAGAAGGCCAGAGGCCCGGGTAGCACCCAGGTTCTGCAGCCGTGGGAAGAAGCGCGTGGGCTCAGGAGGCCAGTTGCCTGCACCTATTCCTCCCCAGCTCCTTCATGATgtctgtgacctggggcaagtgaCTAAGCgcttcatttccttatttttaatggaattagTGATAGTGCATGCTtcgtgaagtgaagtcgctcagtcgtgtccaactctttgcttcaCAGAGAAGGATTAAATGACGGAGCCTGCTGTTACAGTCCCAGGACTGGATAACAGACCACCCAGAACTGCCCACGGGCTGGGGGGCAGGTCTGCTCTCAAGATGGCTCACTTGTGTGTGCCTGAGAAGGTGGCCCTGGCTGTGGGCCGGGTGCCCCTCCAGGGGTTGCCTGGGCTCCACCAGAGCATGGTAGCTGAGTGCCGAGAGCACACGTCCCAACAGGCCAAAGCTGCCTCTCTGTGATCCAGCCCTGCAAGTCCACAGTGTCACCCCGCCACATCGCGTCAGTCCAGGCAGTCACCACTCATCATTCCTCAGGTTCAAGGCTAGGGAACGTGGACCCCACCACTCACTGGGGGTGTTGGAACCTGCACATGTTCACAGCTGCCTCACCCGGAGTGTGCCCTTCTGCTCACTGCTTAGCTTAGCAGTGTGCGCACAGTCAGCGGCAGTGACAATCATGACCCACCACTCACCTCCTCACTGGAGGATTCCCGAGGCACCTGCCCCATCCTGTGCTGAACACCTCGGATTTGAGGAAGGAAACTCCATTTTAGAACCAGAACCCATCCAGCAGTCTTTCCTGTTACTCCTTGACCACCAGGTAAAGAGGTAAAGATAAGATTCAAGTGCAGTGACTGCCAGCCAGATCATGAGCCACTGGAGATGGCCTCAAGATTCCCCCTTGCTGGCTGGGCATTGACTGCTTCCTTGGGTTCAGTGGGCTCTGCAGACATGAGGAATGTTCCAAGCTTCTCAGCCTCTTCTAGGGGGATCTTGTATTTTAAGGGCCCGCGGTTTACCTGCTGCAGAGATGGGGATCTCACCACCATTTGGGACCCTGCTTTCAGGAAGGGGGCACAAGGCAGTGGGCAGAGTGCCCTGAAGTGGAGTCAGGAGGCTGAAACAGCTCTTGGCCTCCACCACCCGCCTTTCTCCCACGTCCAGGGCTCAGCCTCCTCTTTCCACTACTTCCTGCCTTGTAATGACAGAGACGAGAAAGGGCTTGAAAGGCTATGCCCCCAAAACTACCAGCACAAGTCCTGGGCGCTTCAACCTCGACCCCCTTGCCTGTGGGTACAGGGGCAGCTGCATTAATGAGTATTAAATGTGCTCCTCAAGTGCTCCTTTGTTCCCTTGCCCCATGTGCCTGGCCTCAGCCCGTAAGGTGCCAAGACCTGGCAGCAGCAGGATGGAGGCGATGACACCAAACATAGGAAAcgtttttatttcaaaaagttaATGTATTGAAGGCATCCTAAAACCTTAACAGGATCCCAGACACAGAAGCCTAAcgaacagacaaataaatatgcAAACCTGCCCCACGCTTGGGGGGCTGGCACTGGATGTCGGACCCTGGAGGGAGGGTGTGCTAGTCCAGAAGAGTCTCTGAAGTCGTATAAATATAGAATACTTTACAACAGTAGGTCAGCATTAAATACTAGTCACCGAACTCGCATATAACTTAACTTGCCTCACAGACTCAAAGTCATGTACATCTAACACGTAGAGACAGTCCCTCCCGGGCTGGCCCCGCCTGTCAGTGTGCAGTGATGCAGCGGAGCAcggagggcaggcagggaggggacaCTTTTCAAGGGTCGGCCCTGCTCCTGGACCCCCAGCAGGAGCCTGCTGTTGCTGAGGCTGGTGCCTCCCCTTCCCAAGGTGGGGTCTGGGGGTGGAGACCTGGGGAGTTTCTAGGAAGTGAACAtcactgcccccccacccccaaaccatcatctgagtcaccaCCGGCGAGTGGGGTGGCTGGTCACACAATAAAGTACCAAAAACACAGCAAAGACCAGACCAAGGCCCAGGCTCCAGCCCTCAGCGCTGACCAGAACGCTGTGGCGGGTGACAAATGCTGATTTAGGAGGAAATCATGTGTCTGCAGCCCCAGCAAAAGGCCTCCCCATAAGCCACTGCCTGTGGAGATTCCTGCCCTTGACACAGAGGAACAGCCCTGCCTGCCTCGGGGGTGGTAGGGGGAGTTCCAGTGACCATGGCACATGCTGCCTTCCACCCCCATCCTGCCTTCGTGGGCTGCCCAGGCCCTCCACAGAGACAGCCCTGGAAGGGTGTCTGGAGTTTTTCCCATGAAACTGAGTCCCTGCTCCACCCCCATGACCTGTCACGTGTCACCACATCTCTCTGCGTGACGCCACACCCCCTGGGAGGGCACAGACTGGCACTGAACTGGTGACTGGGACAGAATCAGGGCTCCATGGATCCCAAGCACCCCAGCCTTGATGTCCCCCTGCCATGCACAGGAGACGAGCCATCACATTGGGCAGCCTTGTCTGCCTGGGAACCCACGTTGGCCACTCCATGGAGCCAGACCACCTCTGGGTGGGCTTGGCCCACCAGGCAGGCACCTGGGCTGGAAGAAAGGTCACAATAAGCCCTGGGGAGTGAAGTGAGGGCAGTGGAGGGGGAGCGTCTAGGGCTGTATCcaccctggggggaggggggcaagcCAGCCCCAATTCACAAGGGAGGACACTCAGACCAGGAGGGGTGATCTGGGACGGGGACGGGGGTCCCCAAGGAAGCAGAGGGAAAGCACTTATCTTGGCCAAGGCCCAAGGCAGGAAACGCTGACTacccacccccccctcccccaccttcccacTGTGCCAGCTACacggggtgggtgggggctgggagtggTCCCTGAGCCAGGGCCCAAGGGGACCTGAAGGGCCGGCTCTGGGCTGTGGCTGCTCCAGTGGGGTTTCCAGAGCAAGACGGTCGACCTGACAGCAATGGCTCCCCAAGGGCTCCTCACGGGGGGAGGCAGGGCCCCCCCACAGCTTCTGCCCAATAAAAGGATCGTtaagagccacttgggaagtgaTGAGAAAACTTTTCTTGGTGAGAACATGGATGAATATCCACCCAACGAGGAAAACAAACATCCTCCCCTTTGGAAGGGAAGGAGGACAAATTCAAGCAAAGGGTACTTTGGGGACCTGGAGGGTCCAAGATCAGCACCCACTGGAACACTCACACTCCTCAGAACCAGGGACACCAGCTCCGGGGttcccaggggctcttccaggaACCCACCTAGAGAAGCCCTGGCTTCTGCAGGGCTCAAAGCACATGCCAGCCCCCCAACCTCCCTGCGGAAAACTTCAGCAGTGGCCCTGGAAGAGTAAAGATCAAACCACCCGGACCTTGCTTCTAGCTGCCCTCTCTTCCTTTAAGCAAAGGCCAACTGCGTTTGAAACCTTGTGACCAACCACCAAATCTGCCCCGCCCTGGGTTCCTTGAGAAATAACCCGTTCCTCTGCTCAGGCTGCCAGGGCAAGGGCGTCCACAGCTGTTTGCCTGGCGGGGCTTCAGCGACAAAGTCCCAGGGCCTCCTGGAAAGAAGCTACGACCTTGCACTTGCAGCCTTTAGTCCTCTCCCGCACTAGCCTGGGACGAAGGTCCTGGAGGCCCCCAAGTCATATGGGgccacactggcaggtgggctggACAGGAACCCCAGCACCTGCCCCGGCCCAGGTCCACTGGAGACAGACAACCCCCAGCAGGTCCCGCTGGGCCCCCTTCAAGGCCATGCTCCTGTCCACTCCCCGTCCTGTGTCGCCAGGTCTGAGCTTACTTCCAGGAGGCCCACCCATAGCAGGTATCTCGGTGCGAGGCCCCAGCAGGGttgaggagctgagcaggcagaCCCCTCCACTGTGGAGCTGGCCTGCCGGCTGTCCAGCCCTGACCACGGAGTGTGGAACCTCCCTGGGGCCATCGTCGGCCTGATTCTCCATGTTCTGGATAGCAGGATCTGCGAAGAGGCTGTTCTCAGACTCCTGTCCGCTTGCACCCAGAAGTGCTGGGGTTCTGCTCTCCcggggcaggggcaggcaggcGGGCAAGTAGgcacaggtggtgactgcaggaGGGGTGTGCCTGCATCTGTAAggtgggggcctggggcaggggggATTCACTGGAGCCTGAGACGTGCTGACAGGGAGGCagctcttcctggaccaaggagcGGGGGCACGCACACTAGCCTTGGTCCCAGCAAGCCTGCTGACAGGGAGGCAGCTCTTTCTGGACCAAGGAGCAGGAGCGTGCACATTGGCCTGGCCCCAGGAGGCCCTGAACGCACAGCAGCTCCCCAGGTATCACATCCTGAGCCTTGCTCGCTTGGCTGCCCCCGAGCCCACGCTCTGCCCGGTGGGCCCCACCTGTCCTGTGCACAAGGAAGGGGGTGCTGCCCCCT of Bubalus bubalis isolate 160015118507 breed Murrah chromosome 5, NDDB_SH_1, whole genome shotgun sequence contains these proteins:
- the ZBTB48 gene encoding telomere zinc finger-associated protein isoform X2, which codes for MDGSFVQHSVRVLQELNKQRERGQYCDATLDVGGLVFKAHWSVLACCSHFFQSLYGDGSGGSVVLPAGFAEIFGLLLDFFYTGHLALTSGNRDQVLLAARELRVPEVVELCQSFKPKASVGQPPSGQSGLGKSAPWDVNSHLKESAGVEKEEVSRTLGQIPGDPELSGSLSPQRPRLGLPAQSESPSFLRGKLKQALKLCPPGDKEPEDCKVPPRPFEDEGVQLQGGTNEWEVVVQVEDDGDGDYDSETETVPTKRKANVIRKPCAAEPARSVGSLAAEPAENRKGTAVPVECPTCHKKFLSKYYLKVHNRKHTGEKPFECPKCGKCYFRKENLLEHEARNCMNRSEQVFTCSVCQETFRRRMELRVHMVSHTGEMPYKCSSCSQQFMQKKDLQSHMIKLHGAPKPHACPTCAKCFLSRTELQLHEAFKHRGEKLFVCEECGHRASSRNGLQMHIKAKHRNERPYVCEFCSHAFTQKANLNMHLRTHTGEKPFQCHLCGKTFRTQASLDKHNRTHTGERPFSCEFCEQRFTEKGPLLRHVASRHQEGRPHFCQICGKTFKAVEQLRVHVRRHKGVRKFECTECGYKFTRQAHLRRHMEIHDRVENYNPRQRKLRNLVIEDEKMVVVALQPPPDLEVGSAEVIVESLAHGGLASQLPGQRLCAEESFAGAGVMEPSLIITAAIPEDCDT
- the ZBTB48 gene encoding telomere zinc finger-associated protein isoform X1, whose translation is MDGSFVQHSVRVLQELNKQRERGQYCDATLDVGGLVFKAHWSVLACCSHFFQSLYGDGSGGSVVLPAGFAEIFGLLLDFFYTGHLALTSGNRDQVLLAARELRVPEVVELCQSFKPKASVGQPPSGQSGLGKSAPWDVNSHLKESAGVEKEEVSRTLGQIPGDPELSGSLSPQRPRLGLPAQSESPSFLRGKLKQALKLCPPGDKEPEDCKVPPRPFEDEGVQLQGGTNEWEVVVQVEDDGDGDYDSETETVPTKRKANVIRKPCAAEPARSVGSLAAEPAENRKGTAVPVECPTCHKKFLSKYYLKVHNSRKHTGEKPFECPKCGKCYFRKENLLEHEARNCMNRSEQVFTCSVCQETFRRRMELRVHMVSHTGEMPYKCSSCSQQFMQKKDLQSHMIKLHGAPKPHACPTCAKCFLSRTELQLHEAFKHRGEKLFVCEECGHRASSRNGLQMHIKAKHRNERPYVCEFCSHAFTQKANLNMHLRTHTGEKPFQCHLCGKTFRTQASLDKHNRTHTGERPFSCEFCEQRFTEKGPLLRHVASRHQEGRPHFCQICGKTFKAVEQLRVHVRRHKGVRKFECTECGYKFTRQAHLRRHMEIHDRVENYNPRQRKLRNLVIEDEKMVVVALQPPPDLEVGSAEVIVESLAHGGLASQLPGQRLCAEESFAGAGVMEPSLIITAAIPEDCDT